One stretch of Hevea brasiliensis isolate MT/VB/25A 57/8 chromosome 12, ASM3005281v1, whole genome shotgun sequence DNA includes these proteins:
- the LOC131168749 gene encoding probable LRR receptor-like serine/threonine-protein kinase At3g47570 isoform X1 encodes MKFRKLSFYTLVYLQVFLFFSVNLGCLQANASSGKETDQLALLKFKQGITSDPHGIFNSWNDPLHFCNWTGITCGPRHQRVTSLVLDGENLVGSISPHIGNLSFLRLINLQNNTFNGEIPQQVGKLFRLQEFHLGNNSLQGEIPVNLTRCSQLKMIYLQWNNLTGKIPAELGSLTKLEIIRLGTNNLTGEIPPSLGNLSSLTIFTAPSNKLEGSIPNEMGRLKGLNMFAVGGNRLSGTISPSLFNITSLSYLQVAFNQLSGSLPDSIFFTLPNLQTFYIGGNYFSGPIPNSLSNASQLQIFDIYRNNFEGQVPTNLGNLQSLILLNFEFNNLGSNSSNDLLFLTSLTNCSNLQSLSLYDNNFGGVLPDSVANFSTQFIRLFVGANEITGIIPAALDNLINLIALGMGDNSFTGVIPHQLGKLQKLQSLVLRGNRLSGQIPSSIGNLTQLSILDLSNNKLEASLPSSIRNCQKLYILDISTNSFSGELPREVLGLASLSKGLYLSHNSFTGNLPTEVGTLKNVNVLDVSENNLSGEIPATIGDCLSLEYLYMQGNFFQGTIPSSLASLKGLRDLDLSQNNLSGQIPKDLQEIPYLQYLNLSFNDLEGEVPKRGVFTNVSALSLIGNNKLCGGAPELGLPKCSTRVMKKSHNLKLVVVVACVVPSVILILIIFLIRWMRKLRSKPSLAPFEINHLLKVSYKDLYQATDGFSSSNLFGSGSFGSVYKGFLPQVERPVAVKVLNLERTGAIKSFMAECNSLGNVRHRNLVKLVTCCSSLDYRSNAFKALIFEYMGNGSLEKWLHPYEGGENQKRSLNLPQRLNIATDVASALHYLHDLCEKPIIHCDLKPSNILLDDDMVAHVSDFGLAKLFTINNDSSLSQTSTIGIKGTVGYVAPEYGMGGLASKEGDIYSYGILVLEMFSERRPTDEMFKEGLSLHDYVKEALPKRLLQIVDPTLLSREIVNGEYKDDETVEAEESNHHENLSQVVANARQCLVSIFEIGVACSMESPMERMNMANVIRKLHLIKENFSKYSDARSRPNGG; translated from the exons atgaagtttagaaagctcagCTTTTATACGCTAGTGTATCTGCAAGTGTTTCTTTTCTTCTCTGTTAACTTAGGATGCCTGCAAGCCAATGCTTCATCAGGAAAAGAGACTGATCAACTTGCTTTGCTCAAATTCAAACAAGGGATAACCAGTGATCCACATGGTATCTTCAACTCTTGGAATGATCCTCTCCATTTCTGCAACTGGACTGGAATCACATGTGGTCCACGCCATCAAAGAGTCACCTCCTTAGTCTTAGATGGGGAGAATCTGGTTGGTTCTATATCACCACACATTGGCAACCTCAGTTTTCTCAGGTTGATCAACCTCCAAAACAACACCTTCAATGGTGAAATTCCACAGCAAGTTGGCAAGTTATTTCGACTGCAAGAATTTCATCTTGGAAATAATTCATTACAAGGCGAAATTCCAGTCAATTTGACTCGTTGCTCCCAACTCAAGATGATATATTTACAGTGGAATAATCTCACTGGAAAAATTCCGGCAGAACTTGGCTCTCTGACAAAGCTAGAGATCATTCGACTTGGTACTAACAATCTGACAGGAGAAATTCCACCTTCTCTAGGCAACCTTTCATCACTTACAATATTTACTGCTCCATCTAATAAATTAGAGGGAAGTATTCCAAATGAGATGGGTCGATTAAAAGGCTTGAATATGTTCGCCGTTGGAGGTAATAGATTATCAGGTACAATCTCCCCATCTCTTTTCAACATCACATCTTTAAGTTATCTGCAAGTAGCGTTCAACCAACTTAGTGGAAGTCTACCTGACAGCATTTTCTTCACTCTCCCAAATCTTCAAACTTTTTACATTGGCGGAAACTATTTCTCCGGCCCAATCCCAAATTCATTGTCAAATGCATCTCAGCTTCAAATATTCGATATCTATAGAAACAATTTTGAGGGACAAGTTCCCACTAATCTTGGAAATTTACAGAGTCTCATCCTGCTAAACTTTGAGTTCAATAATCTTGGAAGTAATTCATCGAATGACTTGCTTTTCTTGACATCTTTGACAAACTGTAGTAATTTACAAAGCTTGTCTCTCTATGATAATAATTTTGGAGGTGTCTTACCAGACTCTGTAgccaatttttcaactcaattcatTAGATTATTTGTGGGAGCAAATGAAATCACTGGAATTATTCCTGCAGCACTGGACAATCTTATCAACTTAATTGCGTTGGGTATGGGTGATAACTCTTTCACAGGTGTGATCCCCCATCAATTGGGAAAGCTTCAAAAGCTACAGTCTTTGGTTTTAAGGGGAAATAGATTATCAGGTCAAATTCCATCCTCTATAGGTAACCTTACTCAGTTGTCAATTCTGGACCTGTCAAATAACAAATTGGAAGCAAGCCTTCCTTCAAGTATTCGAAATTGCCAAAAATTGTATATTTTGGACATTTCAACGAATAGTTTCAGTGGAGAGTTACCTAGGGAAGTTTTAGGCCTTGCCTCCTTATCAAAAGGACTGTATTTATCTCATAACTCTTTCACTGGGAATTTACCAACGGAAGTGGGAACGCTTAAAAATGTAAATGTGCTAGATGTCTCAGAAAACAATCTTTCAGGTGAAATTCCGGCAACCATTGGAGATTGCTTGAGCCTAGAATATCTTTATATGCAAGGAAATTTTTTCCAAGGAACCATCCCTTCTTCTTTAGCTTCCCTTAAAGGCCTTAGAGATTTAGATCTTTCACAAAACAACCTGTCAGGACAAATTCCAAAAGATCTCCAAGAAATCCCTTATCTCCAATATTTGAATCTTTCTTTCAATGATCTTGAGGGAGAGGTACCAAAAAGAGGAGTATTTACTAATGTCAGTGCATTGTCACTGATTGGGAATAACAAGCTTTGCGGTGGTGCCCCAGAACTTGGTTTGCCGAAATGCTCCACTAGAGTCATGAAGAAATCCCATAATCTTAAGCTAGTTGTCGTAGTTGCTTGTGTGGTTCCATCTGTGATTTtaattctgatcatttttcttatTCGCTGGATGAGAAAATTAAGAAGCAAGCCTTCTCTTGCACCATTTGAAATCAACCACCTTCTAAAGGTATCTTATAAAGACCTTTATCAAGCAACGGATGGATTCTCTTCTAGCAATTTATTTGGTTCAGGTAGCTTTGGCTCTGTGTATAAAGGATTTCTACCTCAAGTCGAAAGACCAGTAGCTGTCAAGGTTCTAAACCTTGAGCGAACAGGTGCCATTAAGAGCTTCATGGCTGAATGCAATTCGCTGGGAAATGTAAGGCATCGAAATCTTGTTAAGCTTGTAACATGTTGCTCCAGCTTAGATTACagatctaatgcattcaaagctttaatttttgaatatatGGGGAATGGAAGCCTGGAAAAGTGGCTGCATCCCTATGAAGGTGGTGAAAATCAGAAAAGAAGCTTGAACCTTCCTCAAAGACTCAATATCGCCACTGATGTAGCATCAGCATTACATTATCTACATGATCTCTGTGAAAAGCCTATCATTCATTGTGACCTGAAGCCGAGCAATATTCTTCTTGATGATGACATGGTTGCTCATGTAAGTGATTTTGGTCTTGCAAAACTCTTCACAATCAACAACGATTCATCTCTAAGTCAAACCAGCACAATTGGAATCAAAGGAACTGTTGGTTATGTTGCTCCAG AATATGGAATGGGTGGTTTAGCATCGAAAGAAGGAGATATTTATAGCTATGGGATTCTTGTATTGGAGATGTTCTCAGAAAGAAGACCAACTGATGAAATGTTCAAAGAAGGATTAAGTCTCCATGATTATGTAAAGGAAGCATTGCCAAAAAGACTTTTACAAATTGTAGATCCAACCCTTCTTTCTAGAGAAATAGTAAATGGAGAATATAAAGACGATGAAACAGTGGAAGCAGAGGAAAGCAATCACCATGAGAACTTGAGCCAAGTTGTAGCAAATGCGAGGCAATGCCTAGTTTCAATATTTGAAATTGGAGTTGCATGTTCAATGGAGTCACCCATGGAACGAATGAATATGGCAAATGTCATAAGGAAGTTGCATTTGATAAAAGAAAACTTTTCTAAATATTCAGATGCCCGAAGCAGACCAAATGGAGGGTAA
- the LOC131168749 gene encoding putative receptor-like protein kinase At3g47110 isoform X2, producing the protein MKFRKLSFYTLVYLQVFLFFSVNLGCLQANASSGKETDQLALLKFKQGITSDPHGIFNSWNDPLHFCNWTGITCGPRHQRVTSLVLDGENLVGSISPHIGNLSFLRLINLQNNTFNGEIPQQVGKLFRLQEFHLGNNSLQGEIPVNLTRCSQLKMIYLQWNNLTGKIPAELGSLTKLEIIRLGTNNLTGEIPPSLGNLSSLTIFTAPSNKLEGSIPNEMGRLKGLNMFAVGGNRLSGTISPSLFNITSLSYLQVAFNQLSGSLPDSIFFTLPNLQTFYIGGNYFSGPIPNSLSNASQLQIFDIYRNNFEGQVPTNLGNLQSLILLNFEFNNLGSNSSNDLLFLTSLTNCSNLQSLSLYDNNFGGVLPDSVANFSTQFIRLFVGANEITGIIPAALDNLINLIALGMGDNSFTGVIPHQLGKLQKLQSLVLRGNRLSGQIPSSIGNLTQLSILDLSNNKLEASLPSSIRNCQKLYILDISTNSFSGELPREVLGLASLSKGLYLSHNSFTGNLPTEVGTLKNVNVLDVSENNLSGEIPATIGDCLSLEYLYMQGNFFQGTIPSSLASLKGLRDLDLSQNNLSGQIPKDLQEIPYLQYLNLSFNDLEGEVPKRGVFTNVSALSLIGNNKLCGGAPELGLPKCSTRVMKKSHNLKLVVVVACVVPSVILILIIFLIRWMRKLRSKPSLAPFEINHLLKVSYKDLYQATDGFSSSNLFGSGSFGSVYKGFLPQVERPVAVKVLNLERTGAIKSFMAECNSLGNVRHRNLVKLVTCCSSLDYRSNAFKALIFEYMGNGSLEKWLHPYEGGENQKRSLNLPQRLNIATDVASALHYLHDLCEKPIIHCDLKPSNILLDDDMVAHNMEWVV; encoded by the exons atgaagtttagaaagctcagCTTTTATACGCTAGTGTATCTGCAAGTGTTTCTTTTCTTCTCTGTTAACTTAGGATGCCTGCAAGCCAATGCTTCATCAGGAAAAGAGACTGATCAACTTGCTTTGCTCAAATTCAAACAAGGGATAACCAGTGATCCACATGGTATCTTCAACTCTTGGAATGATCCTCTCCATTTCTGCAACTGGACTGGAATCACATGTGGTCCACGCCATCAAAGAGTCACCTCCTTAGTCTTAGATGGGGAGAATCTGGTTGGTTCTATATCACCACACATTGGCAACCTCAGTTTTCTCAGGTTGATCAACCTCCAAAACAACACCTTCAATGGTGAAATTCCACAGCAAGTTGGCAAGTTATTTCGACTGCAAGAATTTCATCTTGGAAATAATTCATTACAAGGCGAAATTCCAGTCAATTTGACTCGTTGCTCCCAACTCAAGATGATATATTTACAGTGGAATAATCTCACTGGAAAAATTCCGGCAGAACTTGGCTCTCTGACAAAGCTAGAGATCATTCGACTTGGTACTAACAATCTGACAGGAGAAATTCCACCTTCTCTAGGCAACCTTTCATCACTTACAATATTTACTGCTCCATCTAATAAATTAGAGGGAAGTATTCCAAATGAGATGGGTCGATTAAAAGGCTTGAATATGTTCGCCGTTGGAGGTAATAGATTATCAGGTACAATCTCCCCATCTCTTTTCAACATCACATCTTTAAGTTATCTGCAAGTAGCGTTCAACCAACTTAGTGGAAGTCTACCTGACAGCATTTTCTTCACTCTCCCAAATCTTCAAACTTTTTACATTGGCGGAAACTATTTCTCCGGCCCAATCCCAAATTCATTGTCAAATGCATCTCAGCTTCAAATATTCGATATCTATAGAAACAATTTTGAGGGACAAGTTCCCACTAATCTTGGAAATTTACAGAGTCTCATCCTGCTAAACTTTGAGTTCAATAATCTTGGAAGTAATTCATCGAATGACTTGCTTTTCTTGACATCTTTGACAAACTGTAGTAATTTACAAAGCTTGTCTCTCTATGATAATAATTTTGGAGGTGTCTTACCAGACTCTGTAgccaatttttcaactcaattcatTAGATTATTTGTGGGAGCAAATGAAATCACTGGAATTATTCCTGCAGCACTGGACAATCTTATCAACTTAATTGCGTTGGGTATGGGTGATAACTCTTTCACAGGTGTGATCCCCCATCAATTGGGAAAGCTTCAAAAGCTACAGTCTTTGGTTTTAAGGGGAAATAGATTATCAGGTCAAATTCCATCCTCTATAGGTAACCTTACTCAGTTGTCAATTCTGGACCTGTCAAATAACAAATTGGAAGCAAGCCTTCCTTCAAGTATTCGAAATTGCCAAAAATTGTATATTTTGGACATTTCAACGAATAGTTTCAGTGGAGAGTTACCTAGGGAAGTTTTAGGCCTTGCCTCCTTATCAAAAGGACTGTATTTATCTCATAACTCTTTCACTGGGAATTTACCAACGGAAGTGGGAACGCTTAAAAATGTAAATGTGCTAGATGTCTCAGAAAACAATCTTTCAGGTGAAATTCCGGCAACCATTGGAGATTGCTTGAGCCTAGAATATCTTTATATGCAAGGAAATTTTTTCCAAGGAACCATCCCTTCTTCTTTAGCTTCCCTTAAAGGCCTTAGAGATTTAGATCTTTCACAAAACAACCTGTCAGGACAAATTCCAAAAGATCTCCAAGAAATCCCTTATCTCCAATATTTGAATCTTTCTTTCAATGATCTTGAGGGAGAGGTACCAAAAAGAGGAGTATTTACTAATGTCAGTGCATTGTCACTGATTGGGAATAACAAGCTTTGCGGTGGTGCCCCAGAACTTGGTTTGCCGAAATGCTCCACTAGAGTCATGAAGAAATCCCATAATCTTAAGCTAGTTGTCGTAGTTGCTTGTGTGGTTCCATCTGTGATTTtaattctgatcatttttcttatTCGCTGGATGAGAAAATTAAGAAGCAAGCCTTCTCTTGCACCATTTGAAATCAACCACCTTCTAAAGGTATCTTATAAAGACCTTTATCAAGCAACGGATGGATTCTCTTCTAGCAATTTATTTGGTTCAGGTAGCTTTGGCTCTGTGTATAAAGGATTTCTACCTCAAGTCGAAAGACCAGTAGCTGTCAAGGTTCTAAACCTTGAGCGAACAGGTGCCATTAAGAGCTTCATGGCTGAATGCAATTCGCTGGGAAATGTAAGGCATCGAAATCTTGTTAAGCTTGTAACATGTTGCTCCAGCTTAGATTACagatctaatgcattcaaagctttaatttttgaatatatGGGGAATGGAAGCCTGGAAAAGTGGCTGCATCCCTATGAAGGTGGTGAAAATCAGAAAAGAAGCTTGAACCTTCCTCAAAGACTCAATATCGCCACTGATGTAGCATCAGCATTACATTATCTACATGATCTCTGTGAAAAGCCTATCATTCATTGTGACCTGAAGCCGAGCAATATTCTTCTTGATGATGACATGGTTGCTCAT AATATGGAATGGGTGGTTTAG